Genomic DNA from Garra rufa chromosome 18, GarRuf1.0, whole genome shotgun sequence:
AGGATTTTTTGATCCGGATGATCTGTCTTTTGATTCGGAACGTGAGTACAAAACTTAAACTTATTTATCATGTTTATAAGTTAAGTTTTATTAGCACATCCAAGCCCATTAAGATGTACATCTAGATAAATGCACTTTCAGTGTAAATCGTGTGGTGCGATGTTTATTCAAAGCGTTTTTCAAAAGCGTGCAATTGAACGTGTTCGATTTTCATTTGTCAGCGGTTACTTTCGCTTTCGAATTCTGGAAGGGAGCGCGCACATGGAAgtaaatttcatttaacagtTGAAGGGGACAATAAACATTTTCTGAACAGCATTTTTTAATGCGAAGACAATACATCCACAATTGTACCCAACACAATTTTGAGACCCAACACAAACAATATTTGCCTAATATCAGTGACCAATGACTGtagattctgagatccatcttttaacactgaggacaactgagggacttaaacgctcattgatgctccagaaagaaaaacgatgcattaagagaatttgaagatccgttaatttaacttatttagttttctgggaaacatgcgagtgtcttctgtagcctctgaagggcagtactaaataaaaaaaatataagagcaaaataagaaaaatgtactcatcttcATTATGTTTAAAAGTTAGACGCCTGgctagttgcatttgagtccttcagttgtcctcagagtgaaaagatggatctcaaaatgatacagtcattgtttggaaagggttcaaatacataaaaatgctggaaaaacaaaaaaaattgtgagacctaaaggatttagctggcagtttaactgttcaggacaaataagttACTGAACTACTATcaccaaagaaaaaaaactaagtaTGAGAATcaggagtatgtaaacttttgaacggggtcattttttataaattcaactattattttctcttgtggactatatgtaaacatcttttatgtgaaatatcttattcaggtcagtactaaattaaaaaaaaatcctattttagtcaaataattaacattttgcagatactttaaggtgtatgtaaacttttgacctcaactgtatatgtcatttggccttctttttttttttcttttttttttttttgttataaatctTAGGCctgttatttttttcccaaacAAGTAAATTGCAACACAACACATCTCATGTCTGATTATGCagactacaaaaatatgttcgtattaatgttttaaaacatttatatctTTCAGGTTTGAAAGCAGATTTAGAAGAATCTCTCTTTGGGCAGCACATTGCATCTGATGTTGTATTAAAAGCTGTATCATCATTTATGAGTGACAGCAACCCAAACAAACCACTGGTCCTCTCTTTCCATGGAACTACAGGAACTGGAAAGAACTATGTTGCTAAAATAATCGCAAGAAACGTTTACAAAAAAGGGGAGCAGAGCGAGCATTTTCACTTATTTTTACCAGAACATCATGTTTCGGACACTGTAAGTAAAAAGGCTACATACTGTATTTTACTAAGATAGTTTGGAATGAATAACCTATTGGTCAGATTTGTCTGCCATCACTAAAATAATCCGGGCTACTACTTTACCATGGCTACTGTAGTTAAAGTTACAAAGctgtataatttatatacttattaTGAATTATAATGTTGCTCTATCAGGCATTTGCATGTTTTTCAGGCACAGATAAAGCAGTTGATTCATAAAAGTGTGTCAAGTTTTCCCTGCTCCATGTTTATATTTGATGAAGTAGAAAAGATGCAACCACAACTGATTGATGCCATAAAACCTTTCCTCGACTACAATTCATATGTAGATGGAGTGTCTTTCCGCAATGCCATCTTCATTTTCCTCAGGTAAAGCCCTCAACTAAGATTTAGAATTTTCACATACCAGTTAAACATATAAAATGTAATTCTGTAATTACATAAGCTGTGTTTACTTGTAGTAATGCAGGTGGGAATGTGATTTCTGAAGTGACTCTGGGTTTCTGGAGAGAGAAGAGAAGTCGGGAAGACATCATGATGAACAGCATGGAACTGGAGGCTAAAATCTTTCAACACATCATGAGTGAAGAAAGTATGTGATTTAATTAAAGTATGTGCATATGTTTAGTCTGTACATtagagttcaaaagtttacacccccctttcaaaatttgaaaattgttaattattagaccaaaataaaagggatcatacaaaatgcatgttattgtctatttagtactgacctgaataagatatttcacataaaagatgtttacatatagtccaaaaaagaaaataatagttaaatttataaaaaaaataaccctgtttaaaagtttcttaatactgtgttgttacctgaaagatccacagctgtgttttttgtttagtgatagttgttcaagagtcccttgtttgtcctgaacagttaaactgcctgctgttcttcataaaaatccttcaggtcgtacaaattctttggttttccagcatttttgtgtatttgaaccctttccaacaatgactgtatgattttaagatccattttttcacactgagaacaactgaaggactcatatgcaactattacagaaggttcaaatgctcactgatgctctaaaagaaaaaactatgcattaagaatcgggggtgaaaacttttgaaaagaatggagatctgtacatttttttattttgcctaaatatcatattttttttaatttagtactgcccttcagaggctacaggagatagttacatgtttcccaaaagacaaaataagttgcattcatttaccctgatcttcaaattcaaaaggttttaaccctccggctcttaatgcatgttttttccttctggagcatcagtgagtatttgaaccttctgtaatagttataaTGTCATCtgtgagaaaagatggatcttaaaatcatacagtcattgttgaaaaaaagggttcaaatacaccaaaatgctggaaattcaaagaatttgtgggacatgaagtgggcctttttttttttttttttgaagaacagcaggccgtttaattgttcaggacaaacaagggactcatgaacaaatatcacgaaacacaaaaacacagctgtggatcattcaggtaacaacacagtattaagaatcaagtgtatgtaaacttttgaaccgggtccattttttataaattcaactattattttcttttgtggactatatgtaaacatcttctatgtgaaatatcttattcaggtcagaactaaataaaaaataacatgcattttgtataatccctcttattttggtaaaataattaacattttgcagattctgaacggGGGATTTCAACTGTATATGACAAGCAGTCATTCACGAGACTCTTTACCTTGTATAGAATAAATGATAAATGTATTTTGGATTAACATTATTTGGTTACATTTTTGTATTGCATACATTAAATATGTTCCTCTAGAAACACTATTACACTTTTTTTGTGTATGTCTGTTCAGCAGGTGGATTTTCACACTCCAGTCTAATAAAGAAGCACCTGATTGATCACTATGTTCCTTTTCTTACCTCTGGAGCTGAAGCATGTGCGTCAGTGTGTCATGGCTCAGATGCTTCATTTGAATATGACTCAAGACCATGAGCTGGCAGATAAAGTGGCCAGAGACATGCCCTTCTTCCCTGAAAAAGAGAGAATATTTTCTGTGAAAGGCTGCAAGTCTGTCAGACAGAAGTTACAACTATATCAATGAGTATGGTATATAGTGCATATTTAAGGTAGACaatatcatatttattaatattaataatatgaaGTTAATATTGGTTAAATGGGACAGGAAAAATCCTGCCCATACCCAGTTAGggtaaaacaaaaaagaaaaaatataagccagggcattgaaaatgggttgtggatgggtattccagcatgacaatgatccATAACACATGGGCAAGAAAACAAAGAAGcatattaaggtcctggagtggtctagccagtctccagaccttaatcccatagaaaatctgtggagggagttgaaggttcgagttgccaaatgtcagcctcgaaactTGAATGACTTGgggaggatctgcaaagagaaggggcacaaaatccctcctgagatgtgtgcaaacctgctggccaactacaagaaacgtctgacctctgtgattgccaacaagggttttgccgcCAAGtattaagtcatgttttgcgaaatacttatttcactcattaaaatgcaaatcaattgatacatttttttaaaatgtgtttttctggatttttttagttgttattctgtctctctttGTTCAAATAAACATACCATCAAAActgtagactgatcatttctttgtcagtgggcaaacgtacaaaatcagtgGGGGGTCAAATAAATCTTCCCTCActgtatgcctagtaagaccttgctTAGCTGATTCAgttgtgtttaattggggttggagctagaCTCAAGAGACTCAATCACAAAATGAACACATAAGGAATAAACAATATGCAAAACAAAACCATTTTTCATAcataatgaaaaaatattatttaagagTTCGTAAAGTTCTGTGGTGGTCATGGTTACAGCAAGTTAACATCAACATGCCAGAAACTGGGAAAACAAGAAAAACGAGTTTTCATGCTTGTAGTCTGGATTCTAGTGGTGTCTTCAAATTTGCTTGAAATTGCTGTTGGTTTCAGCAGTCTGCAAAAAGAAGATAGAGTTACGATTTGTGACccaggagcacaaaaccagtcgtaagtaggtACATTATGTAAACATCCTatcctacatttatcaaaatgtacttttggattagtaatatgcattgctaagaacttaatgtggACAACTTAAAAAGCGATTTCTTCAGTATTTTTATTTCTTGCACCCTTATATTCTAGAtgttcaaacagttgtatctcagccaaatgttgtcaTATCAGTAAATCAacataccatacatcaatggaaagattgcTTATACAGCTTTCAGaagatgtttaaatctcaatttcaaaaaactgacccttattactggttttgtggtccagggtcacctttCTACAGTTGTATGGTCAGTCGTATGGCTCTTTCCCATTTTACATGTCTTGTGTGTTTTTTCGTGGCATTCAAGCTAAACCCTAACACTGCAGAGGACTGCCACTTGTTTACACTCAGTGGGTGTAACTGCAGCGACTCCCTTCTGTGACATCATGTGCATACCTTAGGCTATAAAAGACATCTACGCATTTCCTGAACGAGTGCAGTTTACTCTTAATCCGTCAGTTCTTTTAGTTACTTTCCAAAAAACGAAACTGAGACTAAAAGGGGCCTAGATTATTGACCTTCACAATGAATGCACAGCATTTGTTATTAGTTTTATTGCTGGTGACCAATATAAGATTATCTTCAGGTGTTCTGGATGTGTTTGCGGCTGCTGCATCTTATGTGATTTATACCTTTTTTGAACGGGACGGTTTGCTGCCTTTTGACCCTAAAGGTAAGTAAAACTGCAAAATAATGTACTGTATGTTTTGGCAATATACTTTTGAGTTATTTATGGTTCATTTGCTTCAAATGTTAGCTTTGTTTCCAACAGATATGCAGGTGAATTTGTCAAATAACTTCACAACAACTTTGGTAGTAAAAGGGTTGCGTAACTTTTTTATCCTATGTGACAGCAAAATGTTTATTCCCATGTGGTTTTAATGTTGATAGCAAATTCCCATATTACGTTTAATGTGGTACCACATATATGTAGTCAAGTGGTTTTAAGAAGACAAACAGCATTAATGAAAGAATGGGGGATGAAAAGAAATGAAATTACACTCTTCATAATGATTCCCTTTCTGAATTACAgcaatattgtttttaattttcagtgttattataaaattactttcaaatgttattttataCAGTTTTAGAAATAATTTGTCATGTGGTCATAAAAGtttcaaaaatgcagaaaatgtgCCAGATTCTTTTGGTGTACTTCTCTGGTTTTTCATGAGAAATTTGTCCAGCTGAGGCCAGCAAACCTGCACAAGTCTAGCTTAAGCTACAGTCTGCTTAACAACtaacaacattttattttgtgattgtactttttttgtttgttttaggtgTGATTTCATTGTACTGAAACATAAAATGCAACAATATTGAAATGTGTGAGCTTTCTAGGTTATTTAGCAATTTTCTTTATAGTACAAATATTATCATTGCAACCTACAAACAGTCTTTGACTTCACATATCTTCACATCTTTCAGGTTTGAAAGCAGATTTAGAAAAATCTCTCTTTGGGCAGCACATTGCATCTGATGTTGTATTAAAAGCTGTATCATCATTTATGACTGACAGCAAACCAAACAAACCGCTGGTGCTCTCTTTCCATGGGACTACAGGAACTGGAAAAAACCATGTCACCAGAATCATTGCAAAAAATGTGTATGAAAAAGGGGAAGACAGTGAGCATGTTCACACGTATACGGCTAAACATCATTTCCCAAACAAAAACAACTTAGATGTTTACAGTGTGAGTTAATGGTAGTACTTGTAGCCTTGGCCTAAGACTTTATCAAATTACATTTATAACAAAAAATCAGGCTGTAGCTGGGGATTTAGCTCATTTACAGAATctgtatttaaaatgtttgcaCTAATGAAGCTGCATTTCTGTTAAACTGAGAGCATTTTTGCCCTGGATTTATTACTACACTAAAACATGGTAAATTGTATTTGTAAAACTGTGAAagcaaaaataatgtttaatagaattacatattttaaaacatGCAGTTGTAGACGTTATGCAAATAGCAGAACCAACTAAGATTTGCATGTTCTGTATATTCAGGCACAGCTAAAGCAGTGGATTCATGGAAATGTTTCACGTTTTCCCCACTCCATGTTCATATTTGATGAAATGGAGAAGATGCATCCAGAGCTGATTGACACCTTAAAGGCCTTTCTGGACTACAACGCCCGTGTAGACGGAGTGTCATTCCGCCATGCAATATTCATTTTTCTCAGGTAAAGCCCTCAAATTAGAGGTTTGTTTTTCAAATTCAATATACTATGTAAGCTACGAAATATTTAAGCACAGGTTATTAaatgataattaaattaaattgctctCTGAAAAGATTGATCTAACTAAGTTGTGTTTAATTATAGTAATACAGCTGGGAAGGTGATTGTTGAAGTAGCTCTGGATTTCTGGAAAGAAGGCAAAGATCGGGGAAAGATATGGATGAACAGCAAGGAACTAGAGACTAAAATCTTTCAAGACATTTTCAATGATAAGAAAAGTATGTTTTGAAAAATCATtaaagaattatatatatatgtatatatatatatgtacacacacacacacacacacacacacacacacacacacacacacacactgtacatTCAGTATATTTCAAAAGCcagtatagattttaaaatatatttacatataaaatatattacaatcaaTATTTggccat
This window encodes:
- the LOC141291407 gene encoding torsin-1A-like — encoded protein: MTDSKPNKPLVLSFHGTTGTGKNHVTRIIAKNVYEKGEDSEHVHTYTAKHHFPNKNNLDVYSAQLKQWIHGNVSRFPHSMFIFDEMEKMHPELIDTLKAFLDYNARVDGVSFRHAIFIFLSNTAGKVIVEVALDFWKEGKDRGKIWMNSKELETKIFQDIFNDKKSGFLYSAIIDHHLVDHYIPFLPLELKHVRQCVMAEMIHMKINQDYDLADEVARDMPFFPEKEKIFAVKGCKSARQKLMLYIEENEHAALPDLDKYSNEE